The stretch of DNA AGGTACAATTGGTATTTTAACTGCGGCCGCTGCGAAAGCTGCCGGCGCCAGTGCAGTATACGCTATTGACGGTGTTAAATCAAGAATAGACATGTCTTATAAGTTCGGTGTAGACGAAGTAATTGATTTCAATGAATATAAGACCCCCGAAGAAAGGCTCGCCAGGGTAAATAAGCTGACTAACGGCATGGGCTGCGATGTGGTGATTGAGCTGGCTGGTGTACCGGCTGTCTTCCAGGAAGCAATTAACCTTACCCGCCGCGGTGGAAAATTGATCGAATTGGGCCACTATACCGATGTAGGCACTATTCCAATCAACCCACAAGTCATTTCCTTCAGAGAAATAGAAATAGTCGGTCTTTGGGCTTATGCCGCCCCGGAATTGGGCACAGCGATTTCTTTGATCCAGCAAACTATGGATCGTTTCCCGTATGCTGACTTGATTACCCACAGGTATCACATTGATGAAGCTGATCAAGCGCTGAAAGAAGCCCGTGATAGGAATTGCATCAAGTCTGTAATCCTGGGGAAATAAAGAAATTTAGAAATGAAGTTGTTTTGGGTCAATATCTTATCGGTGCGTATGATGCGAACAATGAATCTTTGATATTTAAAAAATTACAACATAGTCCTGATGGCGTTATTCTACTTTGGTTAATAGGAGTGTGAAAAAAGGCGCCGAATTAGTCCTCTCCCACCCTAAACAGTTAGGCACTAATTCGACGCCAGCCATCGGATTTGCCGTTGCGAGCAGCAAGTCCAAGTCTATTTTGACACAACTAGCGATGTGTTTTCAAGGCACCTAAAAAAAACTCAGACACAACATATATTTTTTGGGCTGTGGTTTTGGCACAATTCCTAAAATTGTATAACTTATGAAATGTGAGTCAATATCTAATATATTTAGGGAGGATTGCTCATGGAACAGTATATGCGTCAAATTGATGATCGGGTTGAATTGACCGACGCAGGGATGGCCACTATAAAAGAGAGCCCTCTTTACAACCCGGATCTTGCGCCAATACAGGTGAAAGATAGAACGTGGGGTCATTTTAATTACTTTTCCCTCTGGGTCGGTATCGTCACCTGTATTCCAACTCTTTTATTAACTGGCGGGATGATTCCGAACCTGGCCTGGTGGCAGGCACTGTTGGCAATCTGTGTCGGTAGCCTGGGTATGAGTTATTTGATGAAATTTTCCGGCCATGCCGGCGCCAAGTACGGTATCACCATGGGTGTTCTGGGACGTGCTTCGTGGGGTATCAAAGGAACCTACTTGGCCATGTTCATCAGGTCCAGCGTGGCCATGGGCTATGCCGGTATCGAAACTTTCATCGGGGGTTCCGCTGTGGACGGCTTAATCCTCAGCATCGCTCCGGGTTGGGCTAATGTCAGCGGGCACCTGTGGATCTGTTTATTCCTTTTCGCGGTGTTGACGATGGCGTTGGTCTGGTTCTCACCTCCCACCAACGAAATGAAAGCTTATAAGATTCTCACCATTATTGCCGTACCAGGTAAATTCATCGCTCTGGCTCTGATTGTTATAGTACTCTATATGCAGGTTGGAAGTTGGGGCCCGCTATTTAATACACCGGCGCAGTATAACGGTACAGCCTGGACCACATTCTTTATCGCCTGCCTGGTTGGCGCCTTTGGTTACTGGGGTGAGAGTATGACTCACTTTTCGGACTTGTCCCGCTATTCGAAAGACACCAAGGTTTATGCAAAAGGTGCTGTCTCGGGTGTAACCATTGGCATGGTGGCCTTCGGTATGGTTGGGATCATGTTGGCATCCTTCAGTAAGGCTCTCTACGGCCAGACGATCTGGAACCCCATTGATTTAATTGTGATGCTGCAGATTCCCTGGTTGTCTGTTGTTGCCCTGTTCTTTATCAGCCTGGTGGCTATTACCACCAATATCGGCGCAAACCTGACCCCGTCCGGCTATTTCTTTTCAACCCTGGTTCCCAAGTATATTAACTGGCGGACAGGTGCTTTGATTACTATGCTTATCGGCATGGCCTTGAGGCCGTGGTCATTACTGGCAACCTTCGGTAACTTCCTGTTTGACTGGTTGCTGCTATGGATGTGCTGGATAGCTCCACTAGCAGGCATTATGGCGTGTGATTACTGGCTTCTTAGAAAGACAAAGCTAAATATTGTTGAGTTGTTTAACCCTGTAGGACCGTTTAAATACGCAAATGGGTTTAACCCCTGCGCTCTAATTGCGTGGGCACTTGCGACAGTTCTGGCTTTGATTTTCAAAAACGAATCGTTTGTTGTTGGCTACATCGCAGGAATAGTCTTCTATTACGTGATTATGAAGTACTGGGGGTTAGCCAAGTACAATCAAAATGATTTGATCGATGGCAAGCCAGAGGAAAAAAGACCTGTGACTGCTGAGGTATAACCTTATTGTAAAAGCAGGCCAAATAGACAAGTCTAATTGGCCTGCTTTCTTTAAATGATAAATGAGAATGAGTTTCATTATTTTACATTATTACGGTAAGGGAGTGAAGGTCTTTGGGAATTAAGGAGATAAAGTTCACCTTAAACGGCCGGCCGGTAAAGCTTTTGGTTGAGCCGGAGAAGACGCTGTTAAAGGTGCTGCGGGATGATTTAAGGCTAACAGGTACTAAAGAAGGATGCAATGAAGGCCTGTGCGGCAGTTGCACCGTTCTGATAGACGGGACCCCCACCACTTCATGCAAGCTTCCGGTTGTTAAGGTAGAAGGGCGGGAAGTGCTGACCATTGAAGGAGTAGGCACCAAAGAGAATCCGGATGTGATCCAGAGGGCGTTTGTGGAAGTTGGCGCCTCCCAGTGCGGTTTCTGTACCCCGGGTATGATTTTAACTGCCAAAGCCATTCTTGATAAAAACCCCAATCCCACGCGGGAAGAAGTACGAAAAGGTATTCGGCGTAACCTGTGCCGCTGCACCGGTTACAAAAAAATAATAGACGGAATTATGCTGGCTGCGGAATACAGGCTTAATCCGTCTGCGATTAAAGAGCATGATATAGGTGAATATCGTATTGGCGGCCGCATACCACAGTTGAATTCCTGGGAAAAAGTAACCGGGAGCTTGCGTTTTGCGGATGATATTTACCTGGAGGATATGTGTTTTGCCAAAATTCTGCGCAGCCCACATTTTCACGCTAGGGTCAAGGGTATTGACTCAAGCGCCGCTGAAGCTATGCACGGGGTCGTTGCTGTTGCCACGGCCAAGGATCTTATGGGTCCTAACCGGGTTAAGTACATCTTTCATGACTACAGGGTCATTGCAGATGAAAAGGTCCGCTATTTTGGCGAACCGGTAGCCATTGTTGTGGCCAGGACCGAAGCCATAGCCGAAAATGCCCTCGCTAAAATTAAGGTTGATTACGAAGTATTGCCGGCCGTTACAGATCCCTTTGCCGCCTTGGAACCGGGCGCACCTGAAGTACAGGAGGAAGATTACCCCGGCAATAAGCTGTTCTATCAGAACCTTATTAAAGGTGACATCGAAGAAGGTTTCAAGGAAGCCGACTTTATTGAAGAACATACTTATACTACCCCGGCCAACATTCACGGGTACCTGGAACCGGATACGGGAGTAGCGTATTATGACGATGAAGGAAGGATAGTCATTTATGCCTGCGGTCAGGCGCCCCACTACCACCGTGATGAAGTTGCCCGGGTGCTGGGCTTGGGGACCGACGAGGTGCGTGTGGTGGAAGACGGGACCGGCGGCGGCTTTGGCGCCCGGATTGACCCGATGATGCAGGTGCTTCTCGGGTTGGCTGTCTATAAAGCAAAAGTTCCGGTCAAACTCAAGTTCACCACTGAGGAAAACTTTATCGGCGAGTGCAAGCGCCACCCCTTTACCATTAAATTAAAAACCGGTGTGCGTAATGACGGTAAAATCATTGCCCACTACGGTGAGATCGTTGGGGATGCCGGTGCTTACGCCTTGGCCAGCCCTGGTGTTTTGATGAGGGCCATTGTGCATTCTTATGGCCCTTATGAAATACCTCATGTTAAAATCCTGGGCCAGATGGTTTTAACCAATAACACGCCTTCATCTGCTATGCGAGGGTTTGGAGTATCCCAGATGTGCTTTGCCATAGAAACCCAAATAAACCGGATCTGTAGCCGTCTGGGTATGAACGTGCTTGACTTCGCCAGACTTAACGGTTTTAAGCAGGGTACCGTCACCGCGACCGGCCAGTTGATTAAAGATCCGCCGGGTTATGCTGAGGTTATCGACGCCATTGAAAATCACTGGGCCAAAATGCCGAAGGAAACTGCGCCGGAGAAAGTGGCTCAGCTTCCGCCGCACATCAAGAGGGGCAAAGGCTTTGCCACCACCTGGTACGGTATCGGTAAGACCGGCCTGTTGAACCTCTCCAGGTGCAACGTTGAAATCACGGATGAAGGCACATTACTGGTACGGGAAGGGGCGGCTGAAATCGGCCAGGGATCTACTACGGTTATGGCGCTCATTGCAGCAGAAGAGATGGGGCTTACCCTGGACAAAGTCAAGGTTATGGCGGCAGATTCGCTGCTTACGCCGGATTCCGATCTTACCTGTGCCAGTAAACATACCTTCTACACCGGGAATGCGACTTTAATAGCCTGTAAGGATCTCAAGAAGAAAATCCTTGAAGCGGCTGCCGCTGAGTTTAAAGAAGAAGCGGAGAAGCTTGACACAAAGGATGGCGAGGTCTATATTTCCTCAGAACCGCAGAAGAATATTTCGTTTAAACAGCTAAAAGATCTTGGGTACGACCTTACCGGCTTCGGTGAATTTGTAGTTCCGCTTGACCTGCTCGATCAGGATACCGGGCAGGGTACCCTGTACGTTGTATTTACTTACGGCGCTGCAGTAGTGGAAATAGAAGTCAATACCCAAACCGGTGAGATAAAAGTCCTTAACTCTGCAGTTGCCT from Pelotomaculum schinkii encodes:
- a CDS encoding molybdopterin-dependent oxidoreductase, which codes for MGIKEIKFTLNGRPVKLLVEPEKTLLKVLRDDLRLTGTKEGCNEGLCGSCTVLIDGTPTTSCKLPVVKVEGREVLTIEGVGTKENPDVIQRAFVEVGASQCGFCTPGMILTAKAILDKNPNPTREEVRKGIRRNLCRCTGYKKIIDGIMLAAEYRLNPSAIKEHDIGEYRIGGRIPQLNSWEKVTGSLRFADDIYLEDMCFAKILRSPHFHARVKGIDSSAAEAMHGVVAVATAKDLMGPNRVKYIFHDYRVIADEKVRYFGEPVAIVVARTEAIAENALAKIKVDYEVLPAVTDPFAALEPGAPEVQEEDYPGNKLFYQNLIKGDIEEGFKEADFIEEHTYTTPANIHGYLEPDTGVAYYDDEGRIVIYACGQAPHYHRDEVARVLGLGTDEVRVVEDGTGGGFGARIDPMMQVLLGLAVYKAKVPVKLKFTTEENFIGECKRHPFTIKLKTGVRNDGKIIAHYGEIVGDAGAYALASPGVLMRAIVHSYGPYEIPHVKILGQMVLTNNTPSSAMRGFGVSQMCFAIETQINRICSRLGMNVLDFARLNGFKQGTVTATGQLIKDPPGYAEVIDAIENHWAKMPKETAPEKVAQLPPHIKRGKGFATTWYGIGKTGLLNLSRCNVEITDEGTLLVREGAAEIGQGSTTVMALIAAEEMGLTLDKVKVMAADSLLTPDSDLTCASKHTFYTGNATLIACKDLKKKILEAAAAEFKEEAEKLDTKDGEVYISSEPQKNISFKQLKDLGYDLTGFGEFVVPLDLLDQDTGQGTLYVVFTYGAAVVEIEVNTQTGEIKVLNSAVAFQCGKAINRLAMEGQMDGGVGMGVGYALMEEYITGKTKSFKDYKLPRSTDVPLDISTYVVEIPQGPGPFGAIGMGEAAHFPQAPAIIAALHDACGIWINDLPARPERVLEALKQKKDN
- a CDS encoding cytosine permease, coding for MEQYMRQIDDRVELTDAGMATIKESPLYNPDLAPIQVKDRTWGHFNYFSLWVGIVTCIPTLLLTGGMIPNLAWWQALLAICVGSLGMSYLMKFSGHAGAKYGITMGVLGRASWGIKGTYLAMFIRSSVAMGYAGIETFIGGSAVDGLILSIAPGWANVSGHLWICLFLFAVLTMALVWFSPPTNEMKAYKILTIIAVPGKFIALALIVIVLYMQVGSWGPLFNTPAQYNGTAWTTFFIACLVGAFGYWGESMTHFSDLSRYSKDTKVYAKGAVSGVTIGMVAFGMVGIMLASFSKALYGQTIWNPIDLIVMLQIPWLSVVALFFISLVAITTNIGANLTPSGYFFSTLVPKYINWRTGALITMLIGMALRPWSLLATFGNFLFDWLLLWMCWIAPLAGIMACDYWLLRKTKLNIVELFNPVGPFKYANGFNPCALIAWALATVLALIFKNESFVVGYIAGIVFYYVIMKYWGLAKYNQNDLIDGKPEEKRPVTAEV